The Apis mellifera strain DH4 linkage group LG8, Amel_HAv3.1, whole genome shotgun sequence genome contains a region encoding:
- the LOC411674 gene encoding DNA-binding protein RFX2 isoform X9 gives MTTTGAQYALAASTRANNNGGNSTTVGVEPKPSVVVVTTSSSSGSGNAAQSQSTRGQQLITVVTSSDPSSPNNLQPIQLLVQDPLEAAADSSNGSTGTPAHVTAQVVVNTTHSGQHTLVDSDAASTSAGTIVSGSPHFITVTGTSDSPSYASLTTAVVSGEPEAVGSESVSHPTYVQYVEGDGSTYIPTNGQMTYPVYAVGEAGAMYTPASSQYYTPATTPVTYAQVTGQGSNSTTGQLLSQGNGTYLIQQSVVDGDPTAHALISAATARASPQTENTETVVSGGGGAYLISGNSGNTTVTVEDAATAAANMTHATRVSQATVHWLLENYETADGVSLPRSTLYNHYLRHCSENKLDPVNAASFGKLIRSVFLGLRTRRLGTRGNSKYHYYGIRVKPSSPLVMLNEDGTPRQQQNTNSQTKRFKFVNQKQDTTYENNPHSNTNISSNNSPPQYHQYLGEASGAIPEFPEIIVGHSSSLPEDCTLEDIDTFRSIYREHCEAFLDAVLNFEFATVESLWREFWRSQDNNNGDECEEEKYLSKTKLYQMCKCSEVQDFIRKVDYTFYQNLVEVLMPNVLRPIPSSLTQSIRNFAKGLESWLTSAMADCPEEMTQIKLTAVSAFAQTLRRYTSLNHLAQAARAVLQNSSQINQMLADLNRVDFHNVQEQASWVCQCDYAMVQRLEADFKVTLQQQNSLEDWAIWLKSVVTKVLKPFEEKPTFAKAARQFLLKWSFYSSMVIRDLTLRSAASFGSFHLIRLLYDEYMFYLIEHQVAVATGTTPIAVMGDKSQNCSLISAFGATSNGDTSNANQPKRMKLS, from the exons ATGACTACGACAGGAGCTCAGTATGCCCTTGCAGCATCTACCAGAGCTAATAACAATGGGGGTAACTCTACAACAGTGGGGGTAGAACCTAAGCCAAGCGTTGTTGTCGTGACTACTTCTAGCTCCAGTGGCAGTGGTAATGCAGCACAAAGTCAATCTACAAGGGGACAGCAACTTATCACTGTTGTTACTAGTTCTGATCCTTCTAGCCCAAACAATTTGCAACCTATACAg ttattGGTTCAGGATCCACTTGAAGCAGCTGCAGATTCTTCCAATGGCTCAACAGGTACTCCAGCACATGTTACAGCACAAGTAGTAGTGAATACTACCCATTCTGGTCAGCATACCCTCGTTGATTCTGATGCTGCATCTACGTCTGCTGGTACCATTGTCAGTGGATCACCACATTTTATTACAGTAACAG GCACCAGTGATTCACCATCCTACGCATCCCTCACAACGGCAGTAG tGTCTGGTGAACCAGAGGCTGTGGGGTCTGAGTCGGTTTCTCATCCTACTTATGTTCAATATGTTGAGGGAGATGGTTCCACATATATACCAACAAATGGCCAGat gACATATCCTGTATATGCTGTTGGAGAGGCAGGAGCAATGTACACTCCTGCTTCTAGTCAATATTATACACCAGCAACTACTCCAGTAACATATGCtcaa GTTACTGGTCAAGGTTCAAATTCTACAACTGGTCAATTGTTATCTCAAGGTAATGGGACATATCTTATTCAACAGAGTGTTGTAGACGGAGATCCAACAGCACACGCGTTAATATCTGCAGCCACTGCACGTGCTAGTCCACAAACGGAAAATACG GAAACTGTGGTTAGCGGAGGTGGAGGGGCATATTTGATCAGTGGTAATTCAGGAAATACTACTGTCACTGTGGAAGATGCTGCAACAGCAGCTGCAAATATGACGCATGCAACTAGAGTTTCTCAAGCAACA gTTCATTGGTTgcttgaaaattatgaaacagcAGATGGTGTCTCTCTTCCAAGATCCACtctttataatcattatttacgTCACtgttctgaaaataaattagatccaGTAAATGCTGCAAGTTTTGGAAAACTAATACGTTCCGTTTTTTTGGGCTTAAGAACCAGACGTTTAGGCACGAg aggaaattcaaaatatcattattatggaATTCGCGTTAAACCTAGTTCTCCTTTGGTCATGCTAAATGAAGATGGAACACCTCGTCAacaacaaaatacaaattcacAAACAAAACGattcaaatttgtaaatcAAAAACAGGATActacatatgaaaataatccACATTCAAATACAaacatttcttcaaataattcacCACCACAATATCATCAATATCTTGGTGAAGCAAGTGGTGCCATTCCGGAATTTCCAGAAATAATAGTTGGGCATAGTTCATCTCTTCCAGAAGATTGTACGTTAGAAGATATTGATACGTTCCGTAGCATATATAGAGAACATTGTGAAGCTTTTTTAGATGCTGTtctcaattttgaatttgctACTGTTGAAAGTCTTTGGAGAGAATTTTGGCGTAGTCAAGACAATAATAATGGTGATGAATGTgaggaggaaaaatatttatcaaa GACTAAGCTATATCAGATGTGTAAATGTTCAGAAGTTCAAGATTTCATAAGGAAAGTTGATTATacgttttatcaaaatttggtAGAAGTATTAATGCCTAATGTATTGCGACCCATACCAA GTTCATTAACACAATCTATTCGAAATTTTGCAAAAGGATTAGAATCGTGGTTAACATCAGCAATGGCTGATTGTCCAGAAGAAATGACTCAAATaaag ttgaCTGCTGTATCTGCATTTGCTCAGACACTAAGGCGTTACACATCATTAAATCATCTTGCTCAAGCTGCACGTGCAGTGCTTCAGAATTCTAgtcaaataaatcaaatgcTAGCTGATTTAAATCGTGTTGATTTTCATAATGTGCAAGAACag GCTTCTTGGGTATGTCAATGCGATTATGCAATGGTACAACGTCTTGAAGCAGATTTTAAAGTAACGCTACAACAACAAAATTCATTAGAAGATTGGGCAATTTGGTTAAAAAGCGTTGTAACAAAAGTTCTTAAACCATTTGAAGAAAAACCAACATTTGCAAAAGCTGCTCGACAATTTTTGCTCAAGTGGTCTTTTTATAG ttCCATGGTTATTCGTGATCTTACTTTAAGAAGTGCAGCTAGTTTTGGgtcttttcatttaattcgattattatatgatgAGTACATGTTTTACTTGATTGAGCATCAAGTAGCAGTTGCCACAGGAACAACTCCAATTGCAGTAATGGGAGAC aaaagtcAAAATTGCTCTTTAATTAGCGCATTTGGTGCCACTTCTAATGGAg ATACATCAAACGCGAATCAACCAAAACGTATGAAACTAAGCTAA
- the LOC411674 gene encoding transcription factor RFX3 isoform X10: MLLKNMHLCSSTLTTLGTSDSPSYASLTTAVVSGEPEAVGSESVSHPTYVQYVEGDGSTYIPTNGQMTYPVYAVGEAGAMYTPASSQYYTPATTPVTYAQVTGQGSNSTTGQLLSQGNGTYLIQQSVVDGDPTAHALISAATARASPQTENTETVVSGGGGAYLISGNSGNTTVTVEDAATAAANMTHATRVSQATVHWLLENYETADGVSLPRSTLYNHYLRHCSENKLDPVNAASFGKLIRSVFLGLRTRRLGTRGNSKYHYYGIRVKPSSPLVMLNEDGTPRQQQNTNSQTKRFKFVNQKQDTTYENNPHSNTNISSNNSPPQYHQYLGEASGAIPEFPEIIVGHSSSLPEDCTLEDIDTFRSIYREHCEAFLDAVLNFEFATVESLWREFWRSQDNNNGDECEEEKYLSKTKLYQMCKCSEVQDFIRKVDYTFYQNLVEVLMPNVLRPIPSSLTQSIRNFAKGLESWLTSAMADCPEEMTQIKLTAVSAFAQTLRRYTSLNHLAQAARAVLQNSSQINQMLADLNRVDFHNVQEQASWVCQCDYAMVQRLEADFKVTLQQQNSLEDWAIWLKSVVTKVLKPFEEKPTFAKAARQFLLKWSFYSSMVIRDLTLRSAASFGSFHLIRLLYDEYMFYLIEHQVAVATGTTPIAVMGDKSQNCSLISAFGATSNGDTSNANQPKRMKLS, from the exons ATGCTGCTGAAAAACATGCACCTCTGTTCTTCTACTCTGACTACACTAGGCACCAGTGATTCACCATCCTACGCATCCCTCACAACGGCAGTAG tGTCTGGTGAACCAGAGGCTGTGGGGTCTGAGTCGGTTTCTCATCCTACTTATGTTCAATATGTTGAGGGAGATGGTTCCACATATATACCAACAAATGGCCAGat gACATATCCTGTATATGCTGTTGGAGAGGCAGGAGCAATGTACACTCCTGCTTCTAGTCAATATTATACACCAGCAACTACTCCAGTAACATATGCtcaa GTTACTGGTCAAGGTTCAAATTCTACAACTGGTCAATTGTTATCTCAAGGTAATGGGACATATCTTATTCAACAGAGTGTTGTAGACGGAGATCCAACAGCACACGCGTTAATATCTGCAGCCACTGCACGTGCTAGTCCACAAACGGAAAATACG GAAACTGTGGTTAGCGGAGGTGGAGGGGCATATTTGATCAGTGGTAATTCAGGAAATACTACTGTCACTGTGGAAGATGCTGCAACAGCAGCTGCAAATATGACGCATGCAACTAGAGTTTCTCAAGCAACA gTTCATTGGTTgcttgaaaattatgaaacagcAGATGGTGTCTCTCTTCCAAGATCCACtctttataatcattatttacgTCACtgttctgaaaataaattagatccaGTAAATGCTGCAAGTTTTGGAAAACTAATACGTTCCGTTTTTTTGGGCTTAAGAACCAGACGTTTAGGCACGAg aggaaattcaaaatatcattattatggaATTCGCGTTAAACCTAGTTCTCCTTTGGTCATGCTAAATGAAGATGGAACACCTCGTCAacaacaaaatacaaattcacAAACAAAACGattcaaatttgtaaatcAAAAACAGGATActacatatgaaaataatccACATTCAAATACAaacatttcttcaaataattcacCACCACAATATCATCAATATCTTGGTGAAGCAAGTGGTGCCATTCCGGAATTTCCAGAAATAATAGTTGGGCATAGTTCATCTCTTCCAGAAGATTGTACGTTAGAAGATATTGATACGTTCCGTAGCATATATAGAGAACATTGTGAAGCTTTTTTAGATGCTGTtctcaattttgaatttgctACTGTTGAAAGTCTTTGGAGAGAATTTTGGCGTAGTCAAGACAATAATAATGGTGATGAATGTgaggaggaaaaatatttatcaaa GACTAAGCTATATCAGATGTGTAAATGTTCAGAAGTTCAAGATTTCATAAGGAAAGTTGATTATacgttttatcaaaatttggtAGAAGTATTAATGCCTAATGTATTGCGACCCATACCAA GTTCATTAACACAATCTATTCGAAATTTTGCAAAAGGATTAGAATCGTGGTTAACATCAGCAATGGCTGATTGTCCAGAAGAAATGACTCAAATaaag ttgaCTGCTGTATCTGCATTTGCTCAGACACTAAGGCGTTACACATCATTAAATCATCTTGCTCAAGCTGCACGTGCAGTGCTTCAGAATTCTAgtcaaataaatcaaatgcTAGCTGATTTAAATCGTGTTGATTTTCATAATGTGCAAGAACag GCTTCTTGGGTATGTCAATGCGATTATGCAATGGTACAACGTCTTGAAGCAGATTTTAAAGTAACGCTACAACAACAAAATTCATTAGAAGATTGGGCAATTTGGTTAAAAAGCGTTGTAACAAAAGTTCTTAAACCATTTGAAGAAAAACCAACATTTGCAAAAGCTGCTCGACAATTTTTGCTCAAGTGGTCTTTTTATAG ttCCATGGTTATTCGTGATCTTACTTTAAGAAGTGCAGCTAGTTTTGGgtcttttcatttaattcgattattatatgatgAGTACATGTTTTACTTGATTGAGCATCAAGTAGCAGTTGCCACAGGAACAACTCCAATTGCAGTAATGGGAGAC aaaagtcAAAATTGCTCTTTAATTAGCGCATTTGGTGCCACTTCTAATGGAg ATACATCAAACGCGAATCAACCAAAACGTATGAAACTAAGCTAA